In the genome of Arachis stenosperma cultivar V10309 chromosome 6, arast.V10309.gnm1.PFL2, whole genome shotgun sequence, the window ATCATCAAACTCTAACAGCTATGTTCACCAAGAAAAAATCTTGCGAAATAGCCTCTCATCAAACTCTATTGGATGAGTTTGAAGGAAGAGGTAAGAATGGGGGAAAGAAAATGTCGAAAGAGAAATTAGGGATAGAAAGAGAATGGCAAAATTGGATTcgcaactttttttttttgattcaCAGCTTGGTTGCTCTCCACGCTCACCGCACCATGAAGAAAATCTCATGCCCTAAGCTGTTCAAGCTGTGATGTTGATGGTTTGATGAATCAGAAAGGAttaagagagggagagagatagGTTCTTCTCATTATTGGAGAGAATGAAAAATCCCCCTTAGAAAATATTTGTTGAGTTATTACACCTTATATACTATGTACCTTTTTTTTATGTACTctcactaaaaaataattacaatggTAAACCTATTATTGATAAAGAAATAATCTAGGTAACATAACCAAATACATCTATGAATCTTTTGTGGCCAGTCATTAATGACATAGAAAACAAGGATTATCATAAAACAATTGATATCAAAGAATCTTAAGAATGTCAAAAAAAATGGGGGCATTAACTGTCAGCAATAACATCCCGTTAACATGTCCAGAACTCATGAGGCTTAGCCAATGCAAACTACCCATCTAAACAATCTAAAATATGCGGATTGCACTCCCCATTGTACTCTTGAGGTACAAGCATCTCACCTGTTTCAAcaaacaaaacataaatgaaaagacggttaacaaaaaattaaaaaaataaaataacatgaAACAAAAACAgcattctttttcaaatcaaaacaAAGGTAGTTGAAAATGAGAGGTATCAAACTAAGTTAGTGCCTATTCAACATCACCCTGCCAGCATTTGGCTACAAAGACATCACTTAAAAGATGTGTGTAGTTGCTAAGTCTTTTTATGAACACATCAACTGGCAGTAATAGAACAATTTCAAATATATTCATGCTTGTTAATATAATAGAATATCACATCATGAAATAAACACATCTCACGTTGAGATTAATTAGCTTGCCTATATCTTATCTTGGAGGGAACAAACAGTTTCAAATAAGATCCAAAATTTTGTATACTTAAACCAAAAGTCAAAAGACTCTCAAACTTAATGCTCCAATATTGAGAACCTTAATAATGATCCTCATATAAGGCCTCGAACAGTCAAACTTACATTTTGCCAGTTTTTCTTCAATAATGAAACAAGGAAATTGACGCTGAGTTGTACATTCTGGAATATCTGTTTCTCATCCATTGAGCAATTTCCAACAGCAACACCCATGCAAAGAACTTTCTTAAGTTGAAACTTCACCATTGCTTTTGTTTCATTAACTTTTGACTCTAAGGATTCCTGatgtgtcactaatgttggaaaCTTACCTGCATTGGTAGGTTCATATAGTCAACCGATCATATGCAGAACAACATATTATCATCCGAAACCACAAAAATGAAATTTCAATCCATTGTAGccttgttaaaaataaaaaaggtagGGAAAATGTGAAAGGCTGCTTGAAGAACAATCAATGAGATTGCAGAGTCCCTTCAAAAGGCCTCTCTCAAAGGATCCCAAAGTTAATTGGGTTCCAATTGCTGTCTGCCCCCTAACTAAACCACATATGAAATTGATTATTTTCATAGGGCTACTCAAAGAGGCATAGGTTACATTACTTGGTTAAGAACTTCGCTATAAGAGAATTATGTTGCTGAAAACTTTTTCCATCGGCAGAAAATAGTAGGTCTTCCTAAACCCCAAAGGAGATAATAGAAAAGCAGGCAATGAAGTGAATAGTCCTATACTAagcaataaattaaaatatgaaactgcAAAAATTTTCAATCCAATGTACACTTGAATAAAAAAGTTAGACAAAATGTGAAAGGCTCCTTGAGTGATAATCAATATGAGACTAGAGAGTCCCTTCAAGAGGCCTCTCTCAAAGGACCCCAAAAGCTAATTTGGTTCCGATTGATGTCCGCCCCCTAACTAAGCCAAATATGAAACTGATTATTTTCATAAGGCTACTCAAAGAGGCATACATTCCATGAAAGTCACAAGAGAATCTACAGTGTTGAAAACTTTTTTATCAGCTTCCTAGCTCTGATTTCCGCATAATCAAGATGTTATTCCTAAATCACACAGCAGATAATAGAAAAGCTGGCAATGATGCATGATGCAAATAGTTATATATCATAATCTGAAAATGAAAGAATAATTTTCAATCTATTGAGCCTTGTAGGCAGAAGAAAATGTGAATGACTGTTTGAGGGACAATAAATATTAGATTGAAGAGTCCCTTCAAAAGGTCTTTCTCAAAGGATACCAAAAGTTAATTTGGTTCCTGTTGATGTTTGCCCCCTAACTAAGCCGCATATggaattcataattttcatagGGCTACTCAAAGAGGCATAAATTACACGATCTGGTTATGAACGTAACTACAGGATAATCTATGGTGCTAGAAACGTTTTCGTTGTCTTCCTAACTCTGATTACCAGATAATCAAGATGTTCTTCCTAAATCACACAGAAGATAATAGAAAAACAGGCAATGATGGCATGATgcaaattatttatatactaagcAACATATTATAACCAATGATGGCTGTGTGAGGGACAATCAATACGAGACTTGAGTCCCTTCAGCAGGCCTCTCTCAAAAGATCCCAAAAGTTAATTTGGTTCCAATTGATGTCCACCTCCCAACCACATATGAAATGGTATATTATTGTGCTACTCAAAGAGGCATGAAGTAAATGACTCAGTTAAGGACCTCTATGAAAGAGAATCTATGGTGTTGAAAACATTTTCATCAGCTTCTTAGCTATGATTTCCACACAATCAAGATGTTCTTCCAAAACCTCAAAATAGATAATAGAAAATCAGGCAATGGTTCAAAAGAATAACAAAATTTACATGCCCACTGAAACAAGGTTTCATAGAGAGAAACAATCAATAGAACCAATATCATAACAAGTGAAGTTACTTGCCTGCCTTGTTCAAACCAGGGCCTAAGAGGCGAGGAATTTGCTTGATGACAGCTTCAGAAGCTAGAAAAGCATGATACTTCTTAGCAAGCTTCTTCACAAGTTTCTTGTTCTTATTAAGCTTTTTCAGTGCCTCGACATCCATCCAATCCAGCCCAATTTTTTCAGCCTGTGTTACAACACAAATgcatcaaatttcaaaatcacaATAACTAACCTATAACACTATCTTTACCTAACGATGAGTAACAATCGACTACACAGCACACGAAACGATTATTATGACAAGATTTAACCTCTTCGACGTGCTGAGCGTCACCAAGCATGCAGATCTTCATCTTGGGGCGAGGAATATGAGGAAGCTTAACGGAACCGCTGAAACGCTTGTCTTTCTGAGGGTCATAGTTCTTCAAACCGATCTGAAGTTCAACTGTCTCAGTGAATTTGCGCTTCTTCTCGTTCGCATTCGCAACGAGCTGAGATATGGCCTCTCTCAGTGCATCACTCTGTAGCTTACTGAAATGTAATAATTACACATTAAATTAAACACTGATTAATAGTCACTAAACAATGAAATAAGAATATCGATTGGATTGGAATAGTACCTCATTGTAAGGAGCAGAGCCGCAGAGGTTTGGTGTTTGAGGTGCCGCCACAAAAGATTATTCTGCAAATAGAACAAGCTGCTATTATAACGAAAATGCGGATAATGTGTAATGTGTTGTAGCTAACGCATTGAGAGAGCGCGCAAGTTACCGTAGCCGCCACAAACCCTAGTCAGCAGCTCAGTAACTAAGTCacaaatatacatatatatatatatgcatcaTAGCTACCTTTTTTTGAGACACtcgataattttttttggtagtATTATTAATTGATTAAAGGGTCCAAAATCTTTAATGAGCCAGATTACATATGTATGTTGGAGTCTCTCCCACCATATAGTATTTAGCTCAAGTttggataaataatttaattaatttatttttaaaaaaatagtttaaataataaattattttattaaaagtagtttataaaaaaattattttgtgtttgaacTTTTAGTtcttaaagtatttattttatagaaatatgaTAAAAAGTAATAGCATTATGAGAGAAATCATTAttttaacttctctataagCTCCTAAATAGCTTCTTAGAAAGAAgcaatttaattttgaaaattgcacAAGATATTAATACTATTACTTTTCATAAGTCaaaagctcaaaaaaattacttttaaagtttttcaaatGGGCCCTTAGTAGAGTAAATTCCTATAATGATTCTTGAGATTTATGTGATTATCCGTCTTGGTCttcgaaatttaaaattatctataaTGGTCTTTTAGATTCAGGTCCGAACACCAATATAGTCTCTCGACTTTTTTCGGCGATGACTGGACAAACAGAGTGCTGAAGTGACACCCTTCCTACCACGTTAGTCGCTACAACGGCTAGCTGACATAACGAGGGTTGTATTTGTAACCAATTTGTTTCCTAAAACCCTAATTTTCTCTCATTATTTATCTAACTTAGGTCCTTCTTCAACCTCCATTTTCCTTCCTCTTGTCTTTTTAGTCCTCTTTATCTTCTTCTCCTTGTTAAAGCTTAGTCACCCTTGCTATTGGTTGAGGCACCATGATGGATGGTGAAAGCACCACAACTGGAAGCTCTCTTCGCTCTCCTTAGAGCAATAACTAGGACAAGTCACAAAGCCAAAACAGAAGTGCGAGGGTGCCATAATGGTGTGAGTGTGGCTGCTGTCCAGCTCTGCGATGGTCTGAAAAACCGGCCTCCTAGTTGTCGAGCAAGGAACTACAGGTCGACCTCTTGCTACTATTCTTTCCATGCCACTTTGGCTggtgacgttaggatttttgctaatGAAGAATTTTACAAAACTAGTCGCGTTGTaaatatagtttctaaaccaacagaaatcccttcgtacaaacgttttggttgtcacaagtaacaaacccctttaaaattgataaccgagtatttaaacatcgggtcgtcttctcaaggaattgcagggaggtatgttcttattattggctatgaaaaaggtaaaattgaggcttttggaatttgggcaatgggTACAAGCATAT includes:
- the LOC130932459 gene encoding 60S ribosomal protein L10a-like encodes the protein MSKLQSDALREAISQLVANANEKKRKFTETVELQIGLKNYDPQKDKRFSGSVKLPHIPRPKMKICMLGDAQHVEEAEKIGLDWMDVEALKKLNKNKKLVKKLAKKYHAFLASEAVIKQIPRLLGPGLNKAGKFPTLVTHQESLESKVNETKAMVKFQLKKVLCMGVAVGNCSMDEKQIFQNVQLSVNFLVSLLKKNWQNVRCLYLKSTMGSAIRIF